A genomic window from Flavobacterium hankyongi includes:
- a CDS encoding SusE domain-containing protein — translation MKKIFKIISIMTLLAGFTACEVEDKNPIVEVGDKPVLVSPEEGTSYVLDPANPTNPAITVVWNHAKYSISTEVNYDVEIALAGTEFAAPISLQTTNARQISLSNEQFNAKVLEAGLIPFTAGSLDIRVKASLGTSNVMEVISNDITINITPFTTDLPKLWLPGSYQTDSGYGSDWTHSTAPNLAASAYGKTDFEGFVYFATTEVSPSDGFKFTNQSDWNGGIFGDDGTFSGVITSPGDNIGVTPGYYYIKANTKPTTSDNPNGLSYSLTPTIWAITGSATPNGWPDPAPDHDMTYNPTTKKWEITIALSAGEFKFRANNGWSLNLGADNDGDDSMDFGGPNLTVSTPGTYTVILDLSNPRKYTYSIQ, via the coding sequence ATGAAAAAAATATTCAAAATAATATCAATAATGACTTTACTTGCTGGTTTTACCGCTTGCGAAGTAGAAGACAAAAACCCAATTGTCGAAGTTGGTGACAAACCAGTACTAGTATCACCAGAAGAGGGCACATCATATGTGCTTGATCCAGCAAACCCAACTAATCCAGCAATCACAGTTGTTTGGAATCATGCCAAATACTCTATAAGTACAGAAGTAAATTATGATGTTGAGATAGCATTGGCAGGAACTGAATTTGCTGCCCCAATATCACTACAAACTACAAATGCGAGACAAATATCTTTAAGTAACGAGCAATTTAATGCTAAAGTTCTTGAAGCGGGTCTTATTCCTTTCACTGCTGGAAGCTTAGACATTAGAGTAAAAGCTTCTTTAGGGACATCTAATGTTATGGAAGTTATTTCAAACGATATAACTATAAACATAACTCCTTTCACAACTGATTTACCAAAACTATGGTTACCTGGAAGTTATCAAACTGATTCTGGATACGGTTCAGATTGGACTCATTCAACTGCTCCAAATTTAGCAGCTTCTGCATATGGTAAAACAGATTTTGAAGGTTTTGTATATTTTGCGACAACCGAAGTTTCACCTAGTGATGGTTTTAAATTTACTAATCAATCAGATTGGAACGGTGGAATATTTGGTGACGATGGTACTTTTAGTGGGGTAATTACATCACCTGGAGATAATATTGGCGTTACACCTGGTTATTATTATATTAAAGCTAACACAAAACCAACAACATCAGACAACCCTAATGGTCTAAGCTATTCATTAACCCCTACTATCTGGGCAATAACTGGTTCTGCAACTCCTAATGGATGGCCTGATCCTGCTCCAGATCATGACATGACGTATAACCCGACAACAAAAAAATGGGAAATAACAATTGCATTATCTGCTGGTGAATTCAAATTCAGAGCAAATAATGGTTGGTCATTAAATTTAGGAGCTGATAACGATGGCGATGATTCAATGGATTTTGGAGGTCCAAACTTAACAGTTTCGACTCCTGGAACCTACACGGTAATTTTAGATTTAAGCAATCCTAGAAAATATACTTACAGTATACAGTAA
- a CDS encoding RagB/SusD family nutrient uptake outer membrane protein: MKNLRLKLIGFGLIGLLFASCVNDLDTKPVVELSLDQLLANDPQAIEGLLSKMYGTFALSGPNGPGSADISGPDPGETAFLRGIINLQDFTADAIKNRWGDDGLDQLTTTKGWTPNNKFFRYLYDRVYYTVPQTNNILKVLKEGVDVPNEEQYISELRFLRSLAYYYMIDCFGKGVIVTENDLNSTTAVPESNRTQLFNFVESELIDIEGKISTTNTYGRANKSVVRMLLAKLYLNAEVYTGTARYNDAAIYIKKVIDEGGYTLAPNFLANFSGDNNTSPEIIFPLLADAVSSQSYGNTTYIVNGSLSSDTMTLSNYGALQGWGGHRATKAWYGLFGSTPTALDASPDSRAHLFWKNGHTYEMNDYKIWTNGYPAIKFRNSNLSGGSGSTDFSGTDFPLFRLADAYLMYAECAVRGATGTTTSQALTYVNDIRDRAGATPITLTELNLDFIIDERGRELNFEGHRRSDLIRFGKFAGNTYIWPWKGGVAGGQAISANYNLFPIPTTALQANPNLTQNPGY; the protein is encoded by the coding sequence ATGAAAAATTTAAGATTAAAACTTATCGGATTTGGCTTAATTGGACTATTGTTCGCTTCTTGTGTAAATGATTTAGATACTAAACCAGTAGTAGAACTTTCATTAGACCAATTATTAGCTAATGATCCACAAGCAATAGAAGGATTGCTATCGAAAATGTATGGTACCTTCGCTTTGTCTGGACCAAACGGCCCAGGTAGCGCAGATATTTCAGGACCAGACCCAGGAGAAACGGCTTTTTTGAGGGGAATTATTAACCTTCAAGATTTTACTGCTGATGCAATAAAAAACAGATGGGGAGATGATGGCCTTGATCAATTAACAACAACTAAAGGTTGGACTCCTAACAATAAATTCTTTAGATATCTTTATGACAGAGTATATTATACAGTTCCACAAACAAATAATATACTTAAAGTATTAAAAGAAGGTGTTGATGTACCAAACGAAGAGCAATATATAAGTGAATTACGTTTTTTGAGATCCTTAGCATATTATTACATGATTGACTGCTTTGGAAAAGGTGTAATTGTAACTGAAAACGACTTAAATTCAACAACTGCTGTACCTGAATCTAACAGAACTCAATTGTTCAATTTTGTTGAAAGTGAACTTATAGACATAGAAGGTAAGATTTCTACAACTAACACTTACGGAAGAGCAAACAAATCTGTTGTTCGTATGTTATTAGCTAAACTTTACCTTAATGCTGAAGTTTACACTGGTACTGCACGTTATAATGACGCAGCTATTTATATCAAGAAGGTAATTGATGAAGGAGGATATACTCTAGCTCCTAACTTTTTAGCTAACTTTTCAGGTGACAACAATACTTCTCCAGAAATTATTTTCCCATTACTTGCCGATGCAGTTTCTAGCCAAAGTTATGGAAACACAACTTATATAGTAAATGGGAGCTTAAGTTCAGATACTATGACATTGAGTAATTATGGTGCATTACAAGGTTGGGGAGGGCATAGAGCAACAAAAGCCTGGTACGGGCTATTTGGCAGCACACCAACTGCTTTAGACGCTTCTCCTGATTCAAGAGCACACTTGTTTTGGAAAAATGGTCATACTTATGAAATGAATGATTATAAAATTTGGACAAATGGGTATCCTGCTATAAAATTCAGAAATTCAAATTTATCAGGAGGATCTGGATCAACAGATTTTTCAGGAACTGATTTCCCTTTATTTAGATTAGCAGATGCTTATTTAATGTATGCAGAATGTGCGGTGAGAGGAGCAACTGGAACAACAACATCTCAAGCACTAACTTATGTAAATGACATAAGAGATAGAGCAGGTGCAACACCAATAACGCTTACTGAATTAAATCTTGACTTTATTATTGACGAAAGAGGTAGAGAATTAAATTTTGAAGGACATAGAAGATCTGATTTGATTCGATTTGGAAAGTTTGCAGGAAACACATACATATGGCCTTGGAAAGGTGGTGTTGCTGGTGGACAAGCTATTTCTGCTAATTACAACCTATTCCCTATTCCAACAACTGCATTACAAGCAAATCCTAATTTAACTCAAAATCCTGGTTATTAA